Within the Rosa rugosa chromosome 2, drRosRugo1.1, whole genome shotgun sequence genome, the region GCTCCAAGATTGGCGTAGCCTAGTCTGATCTGATCGTAGTATGCGTAGTGGTAGTCTCTTGCAGGTACTGTTGCAACTTCGTGATAAGCGGTATGTTACTATGTTTAGTGTCCTAGTCAAGAGAAGGTTTAAAGACCAAGTTTGGTGTTCGATTTGTTGCCAAGTATAATTAGTGCTTGTGTAGTGCCCTGCCATGGTCTTTGTTGGGCGCATCATGCGCCTAGTCTCTCTTGTGCTAAAACTCTTTTTTAACaataaaattaaatttggaAGTTGAAGCTACAGAGTAGACTCGAGGCCCAAGCAAGGCCATCGATGTCATCTAAAACAACTTTCCTAGCAAAGCTAGGGATGGTGAATAATCAGCAGACTCCAATCTCTTGCTCTATACTCATCTTTCTCGACGAAACATTATCCTAGAGAGATAAATAAGCATGACCACTACTGCAGTATGATTAGTCAGGTGGAAGATGAATTGTCGCCATCTCTAGCCAAAACATGTAAACGAATTTGGACTAATAccatgggaaaaaaaaaagtatagaaCTCTACTAAATTCGTTTGACAACATTTCCTTTTATGCATGTTGATCCTTGGTCACACATAATTTCCATGCCCTTAGACCTCATTGCTTTTACATTAATTTTACTCATTCGGTTCTGGTTTTCGAAAggtttcaagttttcaacctCTAAAtgatgttttctttcttttcccccatcaaaaagaaaagagaaaaaagttgAGGAGGTAGCCATGCATTTGCGTCTGAAACGATCAAACGTAATAGGAAACTTTTGTAAAGTAGGTTGTTGCCTGAGTGGAATATTTTAGTGGACACGAGTCTGAGTGGAATTACAGTTTGACATCATTTACTTAACACCAAGTATTTGATGCTACGCGGTATTAGACTCCTATAAATTTCACTAGTTCAAAGAAAAATGTGTATAATCATGGATAGCTTCTATGCAAACTTATTCAAGCCTACCAGCTATCATCTCCTCAACATTATTGCTCACTACTTCCTGTTTCTTTTTCTGGCATCTGCATATCTGCAGACTGCTAAGCTCAGTTTGGGTGATGGGCTTCCACACGGTGTGGGATCATCATGCATTGAAGGAGAGAGACGAGCACTTCTCAACTTCAAACAAGATGTTACTGATCCTTCTGGTAGGCTCTCTTCCTGGGTGGGTCAGGATTGCTGTCGATGGAGGGGGATTTCATGCAACAACCGCACAGGTCACGTTGTGAGGATAGACCTCCGGAACTTGCACTGGTCGGTTGACAAAAGTACATGTTTGGGGGGTAAGATAAATTCTTCTTTGCTTGGCTTGAAACATTTATTGTACCTAGATCTAAGCTGGAATGATTTTCCACATATTCACATTCCCAAGTTCATTGGGCAGCTTACAAGTTTAAGGTATCTCAATCTCTCATTTACATCATTCGGGGGAGAGATTCCCCCTTCTCTTGGTAACCTATCAAACCTGAACTATCTTGACCTCAGTTCTGCGGTTGTTTCTTCCAAAAACTTCAATTGGCTTTCTCATCTCTCTTCCCTAAAATATCTAGATCTTGGATATTTGGATCTTGGTAGCTCAGCACTATCTTGGGTGCACGATGTTAAGATGCCACCTTTACTGTTAGAGTTATATTTGTCCGAATGCAATCTTGGTGAAAATGTTCCACACTCCCTGCCTTCAATGAACTTCACATCATTACTGGTTTTTGATATATCAAATAATTTTATCAATTCTTCATATCCCAGCTGGTTTTTTAATCTTACCAACCTCAAAAGACTTGATCTAGAGGGCAATTTTTTCAACGGTCCCTTCCCCGTTGAAATTGCAAACCTCAAGTCTCTGGAAGACCTGGGTTTAGGTAATGATTTTCTCCAAGGTCAAATTCCCAAAGTCATTGGGACTTTGTGCAGCCTAAGGATATTAGATCTTTCGTGGAACTCGTTGGATGGTGGCTTGGAAGAGGTTTTGAATGGTTTCTCAAACTGTACAAATTAtagtttagagtcacttgatttGTCCAACAATCTGCTAGAAGGCGAATTGCCTGCTGCCCTGGGAGTCCTAGCAAATCTGCAGGAACTTTACCTCTCTGTTAATCATTTTTCGGGTTCAATTCCAGAAACTTTTGGAAATTTGTCCTCCTTGAAATCACTGGACCTTACTTCCAATCAAATGAACGGGTCCATTCCTGAAAGTTTGGGGCAACTCAATCAGCTAGTTGACCTACATCTATCTTCTCGTTCGTGGGAAGGCACTTCAAATTCGTGGGAAGGCATTTTAACTGAAGCACATTTCCTGCATCTCTCTAGGTTAAAGTCTTTCCAGGTAGGCACAGACCGACCTAGGTCCCTCATTTTTAACGTGGCTCATGAGTGGGTTCCTCCTTTCCAGCTCGACTCACTTTACATTGAGAACTGTACAGTAGGTCCTACCTTTGGGGTATGGCTTCAATCTCAAACTGAACTAGTGGAGGTCACCCTTCATAATACTGGAATAAGAGACACCATACCAGAGGAATGGTTCTTGAAGATGTCTTCCAAACTCACACGTTTGGATTTGTCTTACAACCAAATCCATGGAAAGCTTCCATTCATAATGAACTCTCCAAATTTGATGTATATAGATTTGAGTTATAATCAATTTGAAGGCTCTCTGCCACATTGGTCTAGTAGTAATGCCTCGATCCTCGATCTTCGAAGCAATTTATTTTCTGGGCCAATTCCCTCAAATTATGATCAATTGTTGCCTACGTTGCACGAGTTGTACCTATCTGAGAATCATTTGAACGGTACTATACCACCCTCTATGTGCAACATGAGACATCTGTCAATTCTTGCATTAAGGAGCAATCAATTGTCTGGAGAATTCCCTCAAGCATGGAGTGTGTGGCCATATATGTGGGTTGTAGATGTCTCTAGCAACAATTTGTCTGGCAATATCCCTACTTCAATGGGTGTTCCAAGCTCACTATTGATATTGAAGCTGAGCGACAATCATTTTGGGGGTAAAATTCCTTCTTCTCTATTCCAAAATTGCACTGATTTGAGGAGTATTGATCTTGGAGGCAATAGATTTACTGGAAGCATCCCTTTATGGACAAGTTCATATGTATCATCTGATTTATACAAGTTACAATTGCGATCAAACTCTTTAAGCGGACATATCCCCCATCGATTGTGCTCACTTCCAGCCCTTCATATCATAGACCTTGGCCACAACAACTTTTCAGGGAGCATTCCCAAGTGTTTGTATAATTTGACAGCTTTGGCATATGGTAATGACACTCGTGACTCCTATATTCAAAATTATCTTGAGAAGTCCAGCTTGACGTTAAAGGGACAAGAACTCGTGTACAACACGACTCTGGCTTTGGTAAAAAGCATTGATTTCTCATCAAATAACTTAGAAGGTGTAATCCCTGAAGGAATAAGCAGCCTCATTGCCTTGGGTACGTTGAACTTGTCCAGAAATCAACTAAGTGGAAACATTCCTTCAAAGATTGGAAACTTGCGATGGCTGGAAACCCTTGATCTCTCACACAATCACCTTTCAGGACAGATTCCTCAAAGTCTCTCATCATTAACCTCATTGTCTCACTTGAACTTGTCTTATAACGGCTTGATCGGAAGGATTCCTACAAGCACCCAACTCCAGACACTCAATGATGCATCCATTTATGTGAGCAATCCATATCTATGCGGATTTCCTCTTTTAACCAAGTGCTCGGGAGATAGCACACTTACATTGACTAATCCTGGTGGTGATGAAACAGACAATGAAGTTAAAGATGACAATGGAAATCTTGGTTTCTATGTAAGCATCATACTTGGCTTTATCCTAGGCTTTTGGGGTGTTTGTGGGACATTGCTTGTTAAACACTCATGGAGGTATGCCTATTTTCGATTCTTCGATGACATTAAAGATAAAGTAGCATTGGCAATTGCATTGAAGGTGGCTCAATTCCAAAGACGATGTTGATTGAAAAAGGAAGAGGAAAATAAATGATGTTGCCTGCATTCATTGTGGTTGATTTGCGTCAATTGTTGCTGCATTTTGGGTTTGCTGGTCTTTGCagatttgggtttttgtttgttgttttcatATATTTCTATTTATGTATTGTGtgtcagagagagagacagagagcgAGAGTTTGTATTACTTTATTTAAATGCAATTTACATCATCTTGGCTTGATTCTATATTCCAGTAATTTCATAACATTTACATGGTATACAGAACTtaatcaagaagaaaaaaaaaaaataaataaacaaaatggCAGATAGATAGAAAAGCATCGCAAAAATATATGAATGCTGTAATTGGTAAAGTACTTTAAACTAGAGTAGAAACTCTTACATAAGAATTATTGACCTAGCGTGCTCTGCTGGAGTTTGGTAGACAGCTCGACCTTTCTACTATACATGGTCGTCATCTAATGGCtgctttgaactttgaagtcaGTCCGACTGGTTTTGCTTCTTGCCACCTCCTTCTTGGTCTTTGTTGGTGGAGAGGCTCTGGGGGTGGACTTTGTTCGATCTGAAGGTGTGAGAGGAGTCTTGGATTTTGTCTGGGTTAGGGAGATTGCTGGCTTTCGATTATGGAAGCCTGATAGATGTCGATCAGTTTGGTTGGACTGCCTGGTGCTTGCTGGTTCCCAGGCTGTGCGGGTTGAAGATATGGCAGCGGGGTCGATGGCGACATGATCTCTTTCATTGAAGGCTCGGACCGATGGGATCGTGTACCCAATCTTTGGATGCTCCAATCTTAGGTGGCGGCggttttttttgagaaatagataacttcattaacttatccatggccagaaggcacatacatcacaaGCTGTCTCATACCAACAGAACTAGctggcacaagttgccaagcAAATGACAAGTACCCTCACTGAAAACAAATGCGCTCACTTATAAAAGTGCCTAGCTAAATGctcaaaacccaaaactatCTAAGCTCTTGTTATAGCAACCCaaccgcctagagacctcaattggtgtacgatTAAAGTAGCTAACTTACATAGCACTAAACTCTAAAACAAATACTAGGCACAGAAACAGGAAAACTTAGAGTTTCCCCTTGCCCTTAGCTTTAGGGCCAATCTTCTAAGTAGTAGTAGCAGCTGGATAGGTAAGACGCAAAGGGGTCAATCCCACCTTCCTGTGAGGCCGGGAGCCCTTGTTTCTACTACCAAGTGGCCTGCCCAACTTCTTCTTTAGTGTCACAAGCGCGACATCATCCTCAACTTCAGTCAAACCAAGGGCTTCCGCATGCAGAGTGAGAAGCTTGCCACCCAAAATAGTTTTGAATTTCTTAGGAGAGGGATCAGCTGCCTCTTGTCGGCCTCTTTTCTTATAGGTCAAAGATTGCTTCTGACCAACTTGCATGATGGAGGCCGGTGGAAGGTCCTTTGTTCCTGAATCAGAAGGTTCCACCGAGGGCACCTCAGTAGCCATGTCCGCCAAAGCACCCTCATGATTCGTGCCTTCCAAATCTGCCGTGTTGAGCACGGTACCTTCAGGACCCGTAGGTTCAATGGTGGAACGCTCTAGACGTCGAATAACgggtttcttctttttcagcagGGAGGAAGAAGGCATAGATAACTCACAGGGATTCTTGGCAGAGAAGGCAAAAGAGCCACCCGAGGAAGAAGGGCCGCCACCAAAATTCACAACCCCAGGAGCAGAAAGAGTCACAGCCTCCTCACACTTCGCCCCAGAATGCGTGATCATACCACACTGAAGGCATCTACCCTTAAGATGTTCGAATTGGAACTGAAGAAAGGGCTCTACACCAGGGGCCAAGAAAACCCTACGCTCTAGAAGAACTGGCTTTGAAATATCATGCTTGAAGAAGATGCGCACAACACCTTTGCGAAATTCTTTCTTATCATAATCCAAATAGCCGCCCAGAAGGTTTCCAATGAGAATGAGGTTGTCGGGTTCCTCGTAGAGAGGAGGGATACCCGAAACCCTAACCCATATCCTTACATACTTCAGAGGGACATCAGCGATGGGGGTGATACCATCATACTCCTCCAGACAGACCGGAGCCCGGTCATAGCACTAAACACCACCCTTAAGCACCTTGTTCCGATCCCTGATCAAATCAAAGGAGCAGAGAAACCTATTGTCCGCCTTTTCTTAGATGCGGAAGTCCTTTTCCACCATCCAGGTCCGGAAGAACTGGGATTTGAAGGCGTTGGAGTCCACCGGTTTCCGAGTGAGTGGTTTCCCGAGGAGAAAAGATTGAGTAGACCGCCGAACCGGACCTCCTCCAATCTTTCCCAAATCCGGTGCTTTGCCCCCGTCAGCCAGCGCCAGAGAGGCAGCAAAACTGGCAGTGACAGCGTCTATTGTAGCCATGGCAAAGTGAGGAAAGATCAAGGACGGCGGGAGACGCCTACTAGAGAAAACTAGGGTTTGGGAGAGAGCGACTAGGGTCGAGAGAAAATCTCGCTTAGGTGGCGGCGGTTATTAAAGGTGATATGGGATGAATTTGACGATGGTGGTGGAGTGAATGTTCATTTGCCAATGCTGGAGTCGCAACCGATCCTGTCTTACTTTGGAATGGATGGTAATGGCTGCTTGAACGTCGGGTGTCCTAGGTGCGGCTGTATGAAGGGCATTTGGGGTGAATGCAATGGCTTTAGTGGTGCGTTCATGGAGGGAGCGGTAGCAAGGAAGCTTATTTCCTTGCTCAGGTCGAAGCTTGGAGTTGCTGGGCCGTTTGGGCCTTGTACTGACTTGTGGGCCGCAGCTCTGGGCTCACGGCTCTAGGGTTTCAAGTGGGTTAGTGTGAGACCCCTGAATTTTTTCAGTGACGTAATTGGGAAATTTCCTAGTCCCCGAGGACATGAGGAAGTGATAGCACCATTTACTTAGTGAAACCTTAGTAATGAtttcttttagttttattttgtgaaattAGTTTTCAACAACCATATACTTGCTAAGGTCCTTCTAAACTAACTATGCGAATTTTACATTGTTGGCAAGTTATCGATTTCACTAGCGTGTACACCTAAACGGTTCATGAGCTGGAGTTAGACAAAAAAATATTACGGGTTAGCAAAGTGCAAGGGTGATTGGGTAAATTGGCAGCCCTGCTTATATTCAAgactaggcctcatcaaaaagcccgcagatcaagtgggccgatggaggcccgccggccctgagggctaaaagcccggcccggcccgttaaaaagcccgcaaaagcccgcctcgggtgggtagtgggccggcccgcaaaaatcccgacccggcccggcccgtaaaagcccgtaaaatattatatatatatatatatatatatatatatatatatatatatatatatatatatatgtagatatgtgtgtgtgtgtttataaatatatatatatacacacatatagatatatatttgtgtgtgtgtttatatatatatatatgtgtgtgtgtgtgtgtgtgtgtgtgtgtgttatatatatacaaccaccataaaatattacaatctctcaatcgagcggttggtttctccaaattcatcttccacttcatggttgttttagaatggacctcaacaatttaaatgcaatgtataagtcatataactttaggagacaaattagtataggccaacgtatttgtaattaaaaattgaaatttttatcttatatccacacacatccatcgatgaaatatttacaaacgtgatgtaaaaaaataagcaagttttgcgttcatcacgccatcggtcaaccaagaaaacttgcaagtgactacagttgaccaatccgatggggtttgaaactatggtcaaattgactaaatttttaaccacactcttattttattgtaataatcacatccaacggtcagttttctcattttctttgaattgctatatgttactctttagagtgtatgatgtataaatatagatttataaaaaattagtgcctttaaaaatttatttatcaataaattagtatctatatataaataaagaattttttttggtacaatatagaattatagatatgttatctttgattgtatttgatcattatccaatgaatttccaaagcttgattaaaaaaaaaatatttgtgtctttaaatatttatttatacataaagcctgcaaggcccggcccaaaaaagccctcAAGGCCAAgctcggcccggcccgaaaaaacccgctttatatggacgggcttggatccgtctatttttaataaagcccggcccgacccgttgacgacccctattCAAGACCAGTTAGACCATACTGGTTAGATCAGCATCGGTTCATTCGCCGACCCAGTTGGTCCATCGGCTTCACCATTCCATACCTATGCGGTCCAGAGCCCGATCACTGTAAACTTAGTCTCCAGATTTTCGTCTCAGTGATGCCAACGTTTCTGTACAATGATTGCGTTTGAGTCTATCAGCTGCTATGGAGAATGGATGCATGCAAACTCAGATTTTGGTGAATTCTTACCGGCGTTTCCAGCCAATTTTTGGGATGATTGAGTTCGTCCAATGCAAGTTCACCTTCAAAAAGGGAGATTCTGACCTCTTCCCGAATTGCTGCTGTCAGCCAACTTCGACGGCCAGAAACTGCAAGTTTGAGCCTTTGTATCTGTACGacttcttcatgaaagttgttcgAAATTGCGTCTTCTATACTTTCCTCGAAAATCATGATAATCCAACGGTTAATTCGTTCTCAATCAAGTTTCTACTCAGATTGGGTCATGTTTCTCCATCGACATTTGAGTTAATTTCATGAAGTTTACATCTCCATCTTGAGTTCACACAATTGATTTTACAATTGGTAAGTTTTTCCCCAATCTGTTGAATTCCATCTTTTCTAGTTAAATTATCATATAGAAACTCATATTCATTAAGTTTTGTGATACTTAAATTTGCATCTGTTATGACTCGGTCTTTCCCTTTATCTCATATCAAAACCTTGTTATGGCTTATTCATACTCAAAGTTCATTCATATCAGAACCGGTACCTGACCTTCTGGACTTTTACTTATCAAATCCATATGGCTCTTGACTGTGTTTATGCTGAGATTTTAGTTCAGAAATCTAGACATGTCAAGAATCCATCACCAATTGGTTTGATGTCAATCGgagtcaaaatgaatgtttGACAAATTTTCTAAATTGATAGAATGCAGCTGGAATTTTTAAGAAAAACTGAACAGTTCAGGCTGTTTGTATCCATCTTTTCCCTTACTTCTCGAACGCCaattttcttgaaattttagtATATTGTACCTTGATATGTCAGCTTTAGttctggaaagtttcaagttTACTGCTGTTCAGATGAATTTCTAATAAATCTCCAAGCATCATCAGTTCCTACCTCAAACTCACTTGTATCTGCATTCGCCTTTTGAATTTTAAGGGCTATTTTAATTGATACTCAAAGGTGCAGACTTATATGGAGTCTTATATCGACTTATCTCATGTTTCGATAAGTTAGTACTACTTTGAAAAGGGTTGTTAAGTTGGAGATGAATTATAAAGACAGGTCAAGTGAATTGATGATTTATCCAACTTGGTAATAGGATGACGAAGCATGGAATCTGGTTGCACAAGCCAAAGGCAGAGGTATTGCTTGACCTGGAATAACATTCGAAGCACTTTGATTCGAGGTAGGGAGGCTTCACCCTAGTTAGTGCTC harbors:
- the LOC133734680 gene encoding receptor-like protein EIX2, with the protein product MDSFYANLFKPTSYHLLNIIAHYFLFLFLASAYLQTAKLSLGDGLPHGVGSSCIEGERRALLNFKQDVTDPSGRLSSWVGQDCCRWRGISCNNRTGHVVRIDLRNLHWSVDKSTCLGGKINSSLLGLKHLLYLDLSWNDFPHIHIPKFIGQLTSLRYLNLSFTSFGGEIPPSLGNLSNLNYLDLSSAVVSSKNFNWLSHLSSLKYLDLGYLDLGSSALSWVHDVKMPPLLLELYLSECNLGENVPHSLPSMNFTSLLVFDISNNFINSSYPSWFFNLTNLKRLDLEGNFFNGPFPVEIANLKSLEDLGLGNDFLQGQIPKVIGTLCSLRILDLSWNSLDGGLEEVLNGFSNCTNYSLESLDLSNNLLEGELPAALGVLANLQELYLSVNHFSGSIPETFGNLSSLKSLDLTSNQMNGSIPESLGQLNQLVDLHLSSRSWEGTSNSWEGILTEAHFLHLSRLKSFQVGTDRPRSLIFNVAHEWVPPFQLDSLYIENCTVGPTFGVWLQSQTELVEVTLHNTGIRDTIPEEWFLKMSSKLTRLDLSYNQIHGKLPFIMNSPNLMYIDLSYNQFEGSLPHWSSSNASILDLRSNLFSGPIPSNYDQLLPTLHELYLSENHLNGTIPPSMCNMRHLSILALRSNQLSGEFPQAWSVWPYMWVVDVSSNNLSGNIPTSMGVPSSLLILKLSDNHFGGKIPSSLFQNCTDLRSIDLGGNRFTGSIPLWTSSYVSSDLYKLQLRSNSLSGHIPHRLCSLPALHIIDLGHNNFSGSIPKCLYNLTALAYGNDTRDSYIQNYLEKSSLTLKGQELVYNTTLALVKSIDFSSNNLEGVIPEGISSLIALGTLNLSRNQLSGNIPSKIGNLRWLETLDLSHNHLSGQIPQSLSSLTSLSHLNLSYNGLIGRIPTSTQLQTLNDASIYVSNPYLCGFPLLTKCSGDSTLTLTNPGGDETDNEVKDDNGNLGFYVSIILGFILGFWGVCGTLLVKHSWRYAYFRFFDDIKDKVALAIALKVAQFQRRC